A region of the bacterium genome:
GAACCATCCCCCGCGGCACAGACTGGAGACCCCCACACCGGCCTCGCGGGCGGCACGGGCGGCTCTCGCGACGCCGACCTCGGCCACCTTCTCGCGCCACAACCCGATCCAGCGAAGGCCGTGGCGGGCGCATCCTTCCACCGCCTCCGGGACGCTCCAGGCGGGGATCGTCATCTGGTTCAGGCTGAGGCGTACGCCGTCGTCGGACGGAGCGGCCGGCATGACCCTAGTCGACCCCCACCACCGCCATAACTCTCCGGAAGCGATCGGCGGCGAGCTCGGGGTCCCGGAGCAGCCGGGCGCGATCCGCCAGCACGAGGATCCCGGCGAGGTGGCCGACCGAGCGGGCGCTTTCCAGCCCGCCGACCATGCGGAAGTGGCTCTGGTGCCCGTTCAGGTACGCGAGAAACACCACGCCGGTCTTGTAGTGGCAGGTCGGTATCTGAAAGATATGCCGCGCGAGCGGGACCGTGGGCGCAAGGATCGCCTCGTAGGCGTCCGTGTCGCCGCGATCGAGCGCCTGAATTGCCGCGGATGCCGCGGGCGCGATGGCGTCGAAGATACCGAGCAGCGCGTGGCTATGGAGGCGGCCGTCGCCGCGGATCAACTCCGGATAGTGGAAATCGTCGCCGGTATACACGCGGACTCCCGCGGCGTGGAGCCGCCCCCGCACGTCGACCTCCCGGCCGCGGTCGAGCAGGGAGATCTTGACCCCGTCGATCTTGGGCGCGTGCTCGCTCACGATCTCGACGAACGTCCGGGTCGCCGCGTCCAGGTCGTGCGACCCCCAGTACCCGGCGAGTTGGGGGTCGAACATCTCGCCGAGCCAGTGAATGATTACGGGACGGCGGACCCGCGAGAGAACCTGTCCGTACACCCGCAGGTAGTCCTCGGGGCCCCTGGCCCGTGACGCGAGGTGCCGGCTGGCCATGAGCACGACCGCGGCGCCTTCATCTTCGATGAAGGCGCACTGCTCGTCGTACGCGCCCTGGATCTCGTCGAGGCCCACCCGTGCGCCGGCCGGCAGTTGATCGGTGTTCGCGCCGCAGGCGAGCCTCCCCCCGGCGCACCGGGCCTCGGCCGCGGTCCGCCGGATGAGCTCGCGGCACGCGTCCCAGTCCAGGCCCATTCC
Encoded here:
- a CDS encoding dihydrodipicolinate synthase family protein, with the translated sequence MVRAAVTLPREDGTLSRYELGPASPFGAPGVALRTRVAYAAVHVVADPLAENTPDSVAHLDWDATLAYRRYLWSLGLAVAEAMDTAQRGMGLDWDACRELIRRTAAEARCAGGRLACGANTDQLPAGARVGLDEIQGAYDEQCAFIEDEGAAVVLMASRHLASRARGPEDYLRVYGQVLSRVRRPVIIHWLGEMFDPQLAGYWGSHDLDAATRTFVEIVSEHAPKIDGVKISLLDRGREVDVRGRLHAAGVRVYTGDDFHYPELIRGDGRLHSHALLGIFDAIAPAASAAIQALDRGDTDAYEAILAPTVPLARHIFQIPTCHYKTGVVFLAYLNGHQSHFRMVGGLESARSVGHLAGILVLADRARLLRDPELAADRFRRVMAVVGVD